One window of Microbacterium sp. 1S1 genomic DNA carries:
- a CDS encoding anthranilate synthase component I family protein, with translation MPDRLSPRPLSSWVSPERLFPALSQQHADVFWLDAGPDATEGWSFLGIGVPEVLPEAVRLDVGPVDEGLPPFRGGWVGWRDYESGAALAGAPVATEPEPDARTWLRVTTALAFDHDARRLWLLAPEEEATEEEVTEDGERWLEKLLTAEVPARRAAGEKHIAAARHTPAAYEELIDRCRGLIRAGIAYQLCLTTRFTVPGAHDAVAVYRRLRAATPAHHGGFLRIGGRALLSASPEQFLHARGGVIRTRPIKGTRPRGADTVTDAALAAELAADPKERAENVMIVDLMRNDLSRVCVPGSIRVEGLWVVESYPAVHQLVSTVSGVAAEGTTVGALLAAAFPAGSMTGAPKLSAMTQLQELEGGPRDLYAGCFGYIGVDGTLDLAMVIRSIVMDEGAAFVGAGGGITWGSVPAAEVREVGTKARAPLAALGAEMPATWRSDILN, from the coding sequence GTGCCCGACCGCCTGAGCCCCCGCCCGCTCTCCTCCTGGGTGTCGCCGGAGCGTCTCTTCCCGGCACTCAGCCAGCAGCACGCCGACGTGTTCTGGCTCGACGCCGGCCCCGACGCGACCGAGGGGTGGAGCTTCCTCGGCATCGGGGTCCCGGAGGTGCTTCCCGAGGCCGTGCGCCTCGACGTCGGGCCCGTCGACGAGGGTCTGCCGCCGTTCCGCGGGGGATGGGTGGGTTGGCGCGACTACGAGAGCGGCGCGGCCCTGGCGGGGGCTCCGGTCGCCACCGAACCGGAGCCGGACGCCCGGACTTGGCTACGGGTGACCACGGCCTTGGCCTTCGATCACGACGCGCGTCGGCTGTGGCTCCTGGCCCCGGAGGAGGAGGCGACGGAGGAGGAGGTGACGGAGGATGGGGAACGATGGCTGGAGAAGCTCCTGACCGCCGAGGTGCCGGCGCGACGGGCGGCAGGGGAGAAGCACATCGCCGCGGCCCGGCACACGCCCGCGGCGTACGAGGAGCTCATCGACCGCTGCCGGGGTCTCATCCGGGCGGGGATCGCCTACCAGCTCTGTCTCACGACGCGGTTCACCGTGCCGGGTGCGCACGATGCGGTCGCCGTGTACCGTCGGCTCCGCGCGGCGACCCCGGCACACCACGGGGGATTCCTGCGCATCGGCGGACGAGCGCTCCTCAGCGCCAGCCCCGAACAGTTCCTCCATGCCCGTGGCGGCGTCATCCGCACCCGGCCCATCAAAGGCACCCGTCCCCGTGGGGCCGACACGGTGACCGATGCTGCGCTCGCCGCAGAGCTGGCCGCCGACCCGAAGGAGCGGGCAGAGAACGTCATGATCGTCGACCTCATGCGCAATGACCTCTCGCGGGTCTGCGTCCCGGGGTCGATCAGGGTCGAGGGGCTCTGGGTGGTGGAGAGCTACCCGGCGGTGCATCAGCTCGTCAGCACCGTCAGCGGCGTGGCCGCGGAGGGGACGACGGTCGGAGCGCTGCTGGCAGCGGCGTTCCCCGCCGGGAGCATGACCGGAGCGCCGAAGCTGTCCGCGATGACACAGCTGCAGGAGCTCGAAGGCGGCCCCCGCGACCTGTATGCGGGCTGCTTCGGCTACATCGGGGTGGATGGGACTCTCGACCTCGCGATGGTCATCCGCAGCATCGTCATGGATGAGGGGGCGGCGTTCGTCGGCGCGGGCGGCGGGATCACCTGGGGCTCGGTGCCCGCGGCCGAGGTGCGTGAGGTCGGCACCAAGGCCCGGGCGCCCCTTGCGGCGCTGGGTGCGGAAATGCCCGCGACCTGGCGTTCCGATATCCTGAACTGA
- a CDS encoding App1 family protein, producing the protein MAPAPPAPRIHWFARLEHRLHVWREGRARRRGRNATVLPFPGYGGPGWVRVLGRVLIVPPQRRNRDGEPASIRGWRSFVGIPVGFASVSVHLGDGTHQVVADRGGVIDSVIRADLEPGWQTFTVTVEGQEPIEARAFIVAENTRFGVVSDVDDTVMVTALPRPFIAFWNSFVVDEHARIPVPGMAVLLDQLLRQHPGAPMVYLSTGAWNVAPTLSRFLGRHLFPAGSLLLTDWGPTHDRWFRSGREHKLTNLRRLATEFPDVKWLLIGDDGQHDEAIYTQFQEEHPDSVAGVAIRRLLPAEAVLAGGRAEMESHDADDAPWVSAEDGAGLRDQLGDVGILH; encoded by the coding sequence ATGGCCCCCGCACCCCCGGCGCCCAGAATCCACTGGTTCGCCCGCCTCGAGCACCGACTGCACGTGTGGCGCGAGGGACGCGCGCGCCGTCGCGGCCGCAACGCCACCGTCCTGCCCTTCCCGGGGTACGGGGGTCCCGGGTGGGTGCGTGTGCTCGGCCGCGTCCTCATCGTCCCGCCGCAGCGCCGCAACCGCGACGGCGAGCCGGCGAGCATCCGCGGGTGGCGGAGCTTCGTCGGCATCCCGGTGGGATTCGCCTCGGTCAGCGTCCATCTGGGAGACGGCACCCACCAGGTGGTCGCCGATCGCGGCGGTGTGATCGACTCCGTCATCCGTGCAGACCTCGAGCCCGGCTGGCAGACCTTCACCGTCACGGTCGAGGGACAGGAGCCCATCGAGGCCCGCGCGTTCATCGTCGCGGAGAACACCCGATTCGGTGTCGTCTCCGATGTCGACGACACCGTCATGGTCACGGCGCTCCCCCGCCCGTTCATCGCCTTCTGGAACTCGTTCGTCGTCGACGAGCACGCACGCATCCCCGTGCCGGGCATGGCGGTGCTCCTCGATCAGCTCCTTCGGCAGCACCCCGGCGCGCCGATGGTCTATCTCTCCACGGGTGCCTGGAACGTCGCGCCGACGCTGTCGCGGTTCCTCGGCCGGCACCTCTTCCCCGCCGGCTCGCTGCTCCTCACCGATTGGGGTCCGACGCACGATCGGTGGTTCCGGAGCGGACGCGAGCACAAGCTCACGAACCTGCGGCGCCTGGCCACCGAGTTCCCCGACGTCAAGTGGCTCCTCATCGGTGACGACGGCCAGCACGACGAGGCCATCTACACGCAGTTCCAGGAGGAGCATCCGGACTCGGTCGCCGGAGTCGCGATCCGGCGACTCCTGCCCGCCGAAGCGGTGCTCGCCGGTGGACGTGCCGAGATGGAGTCCCACGACGCCGACGATGCGCCGTGGGTCAGCGCCGAGGACGGCGCCGGACTGCGCGACCAGCTCGGCGACGTCGGCATCCTGCACTGA
- a CDS encoding ABC transporter ATP-binding protein: MQLVVNQIRFRYARSGSPIVEDLTFAAKAGEITVLSGPSGCGKSTVLDLLGGLREVEAGRIELQTRDETLPPGHYGVSWVSQSNPVMGGRSARDNAAIPLLSLGHSMRSARASADEALHRVGLAHRASALVRELSGGEVQRVVIARCLVAPAAVLLADEPTGQLDGQNTRLVIDAIRAIAESGRVVILASHDPWVMNQCDQHLPLRTGASYE; this comes from the coding sequence ATGCAGCTAGTGGTGAATCAGATCCGCTTTCGATACGCACGATCAGGAAGCCCGATCGTCGAGGACCTGACTTTCGCTGCGAAAGCGGGAGAAATCACCGTGCTGAGTGGCCCAAGCGGATGCGGCAAGTCAACGGTGCTCGATCTCCTAGGCGGGCTGCGGGAAGTAGAGGCCGGCAGAATCGAGCTCCAAACGCGCGATGAAACACTGCCCCCAGGCCACTACGGAGTGTCATGGGTGTCCCAGAGCAATCCGGTGATGGGCGGACGGAGCGCGAGGGACAACGCCGCTATTCCGCTTCTATCACTAGGTCACAGCATGCGGAGCGCCCGCGCCTCTGCCGATGAGGCACTCCACCGAGTCGGGCTCGCGCATCGAGCTTCAGCACTCGTCAGAGAGCTATCCGGCGGTGAAGTACAGAGGGTCGTCATCGCTCGGTGTCTGGTTGCTCCCGCAGCAGTACTCCTTGCTGACGAACCAACGGGCCAACTCGACGGGCAGAACACTCGCCTCGTCATCGACGCGATACGCGCAATCGCTGAATCGGGCCGTGTGGTGATCCTCGCGTCTCACGACCCATGGGTGATGAACCAGTGCGATCAGCATCTTCCCCTGCGCACCGGTGCCAGCTATGAGTAA
- a CDS encoding ComEA family DNA-binding protein: MTSSPAPSPPPRRTLRLGLGAAVVLAIVALSTAVGLGLLQGQQSSVEAVPLAESTASVEPAPAELYVHVLGAVERPGLYVLHADSRVVDALAAAGGSTDAADLAGVNLARPVEDGEQILVPVVGAISDPSAAPPGDGTVDLNTADQAALEELPGIGPALAERIVAWREENGRFRTVDDLLAVPGIGEKVLEGLRDGVRV; encoded by the coding sequence ATGACCTCGTCGCCGGCTCCATCGCCTCCGCCTCGTCGGACGCTCCGCCTCGGGCTCGGTGCGGCGGTCGTGCTGGCGATCGTCGCGCTCTCCACGGCCGTCGGGCTCGGGCTGCTGCAGGGGCAGCAGTCGTCCGTGGAAGCCGTTCCGCTCGCGGAGAGCACGGCGTCGGTCGAGCCCGCGCCCGCAGAGCTGTACGTGCACGTGCTCGGGGCGGTCGAGCGTCCGGGCCTGTACGTCCTGCACGCGGACTCCCGGGTCGTCGATGCTCTCGCGGCCGCCGGCGGGTCGACGGACGCCGCCGACCTCGCGGGGGTCAACCTCGCCCGACCGGTGGAGGACGGGGAGCAGATCCTCGTGCCCGTCGTGGGGGCCATCTCCGACCCTTCGGCCGCCCCTCCCGGCGACGGGACCGTCGACCTGAACACGGCGGATCAGGCGGCCCTGGAAGAGCTCCCGGGAATCGGACCGGCGCTGGCAGAGCGTATCGTCGCCTGGCGCGAGGAGAACGGGCGATTCCGCACGGTGGACGACCTCCTGGCGGTGCCGGGGATCGGGGAGAAGGTTCTGGAGGGGCTGCGCGACGGGGTGCGCGTGTGA
- a CDS encoding DedA family protein: MDDLLLWLLDTVQSIDPVTRTLVAALAVMLETSILIGLVVPGDTIVIIASMGVATPLEGIAMGVAVVVGALIGESIGFWLGRWLGPYIRASWLGRRIGEHNWVRAENYLARRGGIAIFLSRFLPVLHSLVPLTVGMSEYPYRRFLAWTTPACIIWASAYVSVTSLAAGSFRELVDRVHFAGYLFVGVIAVFLLLAYLGKRLLHRLEARHLEAPAAESDADVKD; this comes from the coding sequence GTGGATGACCTCCTGCTCTGGCTCCTCGACACCGTGCAGTCGATCGATCCGGTCACGCGCACGCTGGTCGCGGCTCTCGCCGTGATGCTGGAGACGAGCATCCTCATCGGCCTCGTCGTCCCCGGCGACACGATCGTCATCATCGCCTCGATGGGTGTCGCCACCCCACTGGAGGGCATCGCGATGGGCGTCGCCGTCGTGGTGGGCGCCCTCATCGGAGAGAGCATCGGGTTCTGGCTCGGCCGCTGGCTGGGGCCCTACATCCGCGCGTCCTGGCTCGGCCGGCGGATCGGCGAGCACAACTGGGTCCGTGCGGAGAACTACCTGGCCCGTCGCGGCGGCATCGCCATCTTCCTCTCGCGCTTCCTGCCGGTCCTCCACTCCCTCGTCCCCCTCACCGTCGGGATGAGCGAGTACCCGTACCGGCGCTTCCTCGCCTGGACCACCCCGGCGTGCATCATCTGGGCCTCGGCCTACGTGAGCGTGACCTCACTCGCCGCGGGGAGCTTCCGCGAGCTCGTCGACCGCGTGCATTTCGCCGGCTACCTGTTCGTCGGCGTCATCGCGGTCTTCCTCCTCCTCGCCTACCTGGGCAAGCGGCTGCTGCACCGTCTCGAAGCACGTCATCTGGAGGCCCCGGCGGCGGAGTCCGACGCCGACGTGAAAGACTGA
- a CDS encoding SDR family oxidoreductase produces MSRILVFGGHGRIALLLAPLLVARGHEVTGVIRNPDHVSEVEEGGAIALVADIETMDVDALAEIIRGHDAVVWSAGAGGGSPERTYAVDRDAAERSMDAAERAGVRRYVMVSWIGSTADHGVPEDDSFFPYADAKWAADEHLRASGLDGTILGPGTLTFDDPTGRIRIDPEGRGEVSRADVAAVIVAALDDPGTIGRTIRFGNGDEETSVPIADALAR; encoded by the coding sequence ATGTCGCGCATCCTCGTCTTCGGCGGCCACGGCCGCATCGCCCTGCTGCTCGCACCGCTCCTCGTCGCCCGGGGTCATGAGGTCACCGGGGTGATCAGGAACCCCGATCACGTGTCCGAAGTGGAGGAGGGCGGCGCGATCGCGCTCGTCGCCGACATCGAGACCATGGACGTCGACGCGCTCGCGGAGATCATCCGCGGGCACGACGCCGTTGTCTGGTCCGCAGGTGCCGGCGGCGGAAGCCCCGAGCGCACCTACGCCGTCGACCGCGATGCGGCGGAGCGGTCCATGGACGCCGCCGAGCGCGCGGGCGTGCGGCGCTACGTCATGGTGTCCTGGATCGGCTCCACGGCCGACCACGGTGTTCCGGAAGACGATTCGTTCTTCCCGTACGCCGACGCGAAGTGGGCGGCAGACGAGCACCTTCGCGCCTCGGGCCTCGACGGGACGATCCTGGGCCCCGGCACACTGACCTTCGACGACCCGACCGGGCGCATCCGTATCGACCCGGAGGGGCGCGGCGAGGTCTCCCGCGCCGACGTGGCGGCCGTCATCGTCGCCGCCCTCGACGACCCCGGCACGATCGGGCGCACGATCCGCTTCGGCAACGGCGACGAGGAGACCTCGGTTCCGATCGCCGACGCGCTCGCACGCTGA
- a CDS encoding glycoside hydrolase family 3 protein, whose protein sequence is MNRRRFLERPARRYACAALALAVVAVALPTAAQSASDKAAESVTVRAAEPDAIRERAAALVAEMSTAEQASSLVMGHIGGTDPAALRAYMQSGLGGFILMGGNIPGTESELRTLTAALTIDPAMPPLIAVDQEGGVVSRLPWDTFPASPTLKNRPVDETSAAFAARGALVARAGITVDFGTVADVPADPESFIFARALGADPEGAADRTAAATEAQEQLIASTLKHFPGHGAAPGDSHHAIPSTDMTEDEWRAADAVPFAAGIDAGASMLMYGHLAYTSVDSRPASLSAEWHRIAREELGFDGVAVTDDLGMLLSSGDPAYADPVANGVAAVAAGNDLVLMIAGSDAQTAGEMAAGIAAAVDAGTLSADRVADAATRVLALRLRLSAATTSWTACADCAPVN, encoded by the coding sequence ATGAACCGGCGCAGGTTCCTCGAGCGGCCAGCGCGGCGATACGCCTGTGCCGCGCTGGCCCTCGCCGTTGTCGCCGTCGCCCTGCCGACGGCGGCGCAATCGGCCTCGGACAAGGCCGCGGAGTCCGTGACGGTGCGGGCGGCGGAGCCCGACGCGATCCGGGAGCGAGCGGCCGCGCTCGTGGCCGAGATGAGCACCGCCGAGCAAGCGTCGTCCCTCGTGATGGGACACATCGGAGGGACCGACCCCGCGGCGCTGCGCGCCTACATGCAGTCGGGACTGGGCGGTTTCATCCTCATGGGCGGGAACATCCCGGGGACAGAGTCCGAGCTTCGCACGCTGACGGCTGCCCTGACGATCGATCCTGCGATGCCGCCGCTCATCGCCGTGGATCAGGAGGGCGGCGTCGTGTCGCGGCTGCCGTGGGACACCTTCCCGGCGTCGCCGACGCTGAAGAACCGGCCGGTCGACGAGACCTCTGCGGCGTTCGCCGCGCGCGGTGCGCTGGTCGCGCGAGCAGGGATCACCGTGGACTTCGGGACCGTGGCCGATGTGCCTGCGGATCCCGAGTCCTTCATCTTCGCCCGAGCCCTCGGGGCCGACCCGGAGGGCGCCGCGGACCGTACCGCTGCCGCGACGGAGGCGCAGGAGCAGCTCATCGCTTCGACCCTCAAGCACTTCCCCGGACACGGAGCGGCGCCGGGGGATTCGCACCACGCCATCCCGAGCACGGACATGACCGAGGACGAGTGGCGAGCGGCCGACGCCGTGCCGTTCGCCGCAGGGATCGACGCCGGAGCCTCGATGCTCATGTACGGGCACCTGGCGTACACGAGCGTCGACAGCCGTCCCGCCTCGCTGTCGGCCGAATGGCATCGCATCGCACGCGAGGAACTCGGCTTCGACGGTGTGGCCGTGACGGACGACCTCGGCATGCTGCTGTCGTCGGGAGACCCCGCCTATGCCGATCCGGTGGCGAATGGCGTCGCCGCCGTGGCCGCGGGCAACGACCTCGTCCTCATGATCGCGGGTTCCGACGCGCAGACAGCGGGGGAGATGGCCGCAGGGATCGCCGCGGCCGTCGACGCGGGCACGCTCTCCGCCGACCGCGTGGCGGATGCCGCGACCCGGGTGCTCGCACTACGCCTCCGGCTCTCCGCGGCGACGACTTCCTGGACGGCCTGCGCCGACTGCGCGCCGGTGAACTGA
- a CDS encoding NAD(P)-binding domain-containing protein, producing MDILDSLVIGAGQAGLSASFHLRRRGVEHLVVDADERAGGAWQHRWDALTMRDVHGVAELPGDTPPPRDERRANVVVPAYFAAYEEAHDLPVLRPVHVRRVRDDAGVLLVEAEEGEWRTRTLVNATGTWTQPFVPHYPGMETFLGEQLHTVDYPGPEHFVGKRVLVVGGGASAVQFLGALAPITDTLWVTRRPPVWRDDDFTPEAGAAAVALVEKRVAAGLPPESVVSVTGLMLRPQEREAERLGAYAHRRPLFQRIEPDGVRWADGSFERVDTILWATGFRPAIGHLAPLHLRSAAGGIQLDRGGRGTTAVADPRVQLVGYGPSASTIGANRAGRAAAAGVIRALEGVGTPVSS from the coding sequence GTGGACATCCTCGACAGCCTCGTGATCGGTGCCGGCCAGGCCGGACTGTCCGCGTCGTTCCATCTGCGGCGTCGGGGAGTGGAGCACCTCGTCGTGGACGCCGACGAGCGGGCCGGAGGAGCATGGCAGCACCGGTGGGACGCCCTCACGATGCGTGACGTACACGGGGTGGCCGAGCTTCCCGGTGACACCCCGCCGCCTCGAGACGAGCGTCGGGCGAACGTCGTGGTGCCCGCGTACTTCGCCGCCTACGAGGAGGCGCACGACCTTCCGGTGCTGCGGCCGGTCCACGTCCGTCGGGTTCGCGACGACGCGGGTGTTCTCCTCGTCGAGGCGGAGGAGGGGGAGTGGCGCACCCGCACCCTCGTCAATGCGACCGGCACCTGGACGCAGCCCTTCGTCCCGCACTACCCGGGGATGGAGACCTTCCTCGGAGAGCAGCTCCACACGGTGGACTACCCGGGACCGGAGCACTTCGTCGGCAAGCGGGTACTCGTGGTCGGTGGCGGAGCGTCCGCGGTCCAGTTCCTCGGCGCTCTGGCCCCGATCACGGACACCCTGTGGGTGACCAGGCGGCCACCCGTGTGGCGGGACGACGACTTCACGCCGGAAGCCGGCGCTGCGGCGGTGGCTCTCGTCGAGAAGCGCGTGGCGGCGGGGCTGCCGCCGGAGAGCGTGGTCAGCGTCACGGGCCTCATGCTGCGCCCTCAGGAGCGGGAGGCCGAGCGCCTCGGTGCCTATGCCCACCGGCGCCCGCTCTTCCAGCGGATCGAGCCCGACGGCGTGCGTTGGGCTGACGGATCGTTCGAGCGCGTGGATACGATCCTCTGGGCGACGGGCTTCCGGCCCGCGATCGGCCATCTCGCCCCGCTTCACCTGCGCAGCGCGGCGGGCGGGATCCAACTCGACCGGGGCGGTCGCGGCACGACGGCGGTGGCCGATCCGCGGGTGCAGCTCGTCGGCTACGGACCCTCCGCGAGCACCATCGGCGCGAACCGGGCGGGGCGGGCTGCTGCCGCCGGCGTGATCCGTGCCCTCGAGGGGGTGGGGACGCCCGTCTCCTCCTGA
- a CDS encoding 3-methyladenine DNA glycosylase, with protein MILTRDDWLQREQVHRDRADALTAAHRDRVARGEKHPVWDFLFTYYGYKPGQLRRWHPGAGVELRDAPERVGWRWYRSGDTRDAARPDPERFAAEKPELARLVELMLRRTGSRPGQFGCFGLHEWAMVYRAQEHRHPAPLRLGQAGTDAVVEAHDLRCTHFDAFRFFTPAAVPRNRAALTRDDQPAIEQPGCLHAGMDLYKWATKLGPLVPGELLLDSFELARDIRLLDMQAAPYDLSAWDIEPVRIETVEGKAEYVRRQRAFAERGGALRAALLTAWLGPVGRVAA; from the coding sequence ATGATCCTGACGCGCGACGACTGGCTCCAGCGGGAGCAGGTACACAGGGACCGGGCGGATGCGCTGACCGCGGCGCACCGGGACCGCGTCGCGCGTGGTGAGAAGCACCCCGTATGGGATTTCCTCTTCACCTACTACGGGTACAAGCCAGGGCAGCTCCGTCGCTGGCACCCCGGAGCCGGTGTGGAGCTGCGAGACGCCCCCGAACGCGTCGGCTGGCGCTGGTATCGCTCCGGAGACACGCGAGACGCAGCACGACCTGACCCGGAGCGATTCGCCGCCGAGAAGCCGGAGCTCGCGCGCCTGGTCGAGCTGATGCTGCGCCGTACCGGTTCCCGGCCGGGGCAGTTCGGCTGCTTCGGCTTGCACGAGTGGGCGATGGTCTACCGCGCGCAGGAGCACCGTCATCCCGCGCCGCTGCGGCTCGGTCAGGCGGGCACGGACGCCGTGGTCGAGGCCCATGACCTCCGGTGCACGCACTTCGACGCCTTCCGGTTCTTCACCCCCGCGGCGGTGCCACGCAACCGAGCGGCGCTGACGCGGGACGACCAGCCCGCGATCGAGCAGCCTGGCTGTCTGCACGCGGGGATGGACCTGTACAAGTGGGCCACGAAGCTCGGCCCACTCGTCCCCGGCGAACTGCTGCTGGACTCGTTCGAGCTGGCGCGGGACATCCGGCTGCTCGACATGCAGGCGGCGCCGTACGACCTCTCCGCCTGGGACATCGAACCCGTGCGCATCGAGACGGTGGAGGGCAAGGCCGAGTACGTCCGCCGCCAGCGTGCCTTCGCCGAGCGCGGCGGCGCGCTGCGTGCCGCTCTTCTCACGGCCTGGCTCGGTCCCGTGGGCCGGGTCGCGGCCTGA
- the leuS gene encoding leucine--tRNA ligase gives MSTAPVDEEFSSPHAIQAKWQKYWAEHETFLTGGDEDTRPRRYVLAMFPYPSGDLHMGHAENYLYSDIVARFWRHRGHNVLNPIGWDSFGLPAENAAIRQGADPREWTYHNIAQQKVGFQQYGVSFDWSRVLHTSDPEYYRWNQWLFLKMYERGLAYRKKSPVNWCPNDQTVLANEQVIDGRCERCGYEVVKKKLTQWYFRITDYADRLLDDLNQLEGFWPHKVLQMQRNWIGRSVGADVDFRIEGREEPVTVFSTRPDTLHGATFFVVAPDGDLAAEIAADAEPEVRERFQAYLAEVQKTTDIDRQSTDRPKTGVFLGRYAINPVNGEKLPIWAADYVLADYGHGAVMAVPAHDQRDLDFARAFDLPVKVVVDTTAPVTGAMPVIEVDEDGVPIDADAALDEQNPAKTGIALTGEGRMINSGTLNGLSKRNAIARAIEQLEASGTGRAAKNYRLRDWLISRQRFWGTPIPMLHAEDGRIIPVPEDRLPVKLPSVEGLDLKPKGTSPLGGAESWVRTTDPETGDPVLRDPDTMDTFVDSSWYFLRFLSPNSDTVAFDPAQAARWAPVDSYIGGVEHAILHLLYARFITKVLFDMGLIDFTEPFSNLINQGMVLLDGQKMSKSKGNLVLFQEELDAHGADALRVGLAFAGPVEDDKDWADVSMTGAQKFLSRALRVAHEVASPVDVVFDGGDAGLRRATHKLLSEAPALVEQTKFNVLVARLMELVNVTRKTIDGAAGAADPAVREAAETIAVMLDLIAPHTAEEMWEILGHEPSVGLVSWRSADPALLVEDTVTAVVQIGGKVRAQLEVPARISEAELEALARADERVIRSIGDREIVKVVVRAPKIVSIVVKG, from the coding sequence ATGTCCACCGCTCCCGTCGACGAGGAGTTCTCCTCGCCGCACGCCATCCAGGCCAAGTGGCAGAAGTACTGGGCGGAGCACGAGACGTTCCTCACGGGCGGCGACGAGGACACGCGGCCGCGGCGGTACGTGCTGGCGATGTTCCCGTACCCCTCCGGGGACCTGCACATGGGGCACGCGGAGAACTATCTGTACTCCGACATCGTCGCCCGCTTCTGGCGTCACCGCGGCCACAACGTCCTGAACCCCATCGGGTGGGACTCCTTCGGCCTCCCCGCGGAGAACGCCGCGATCCGCCAGGGCGCCGACCCGCGCGAGTGGACGTACCATAACATCGCGCAGCAGAAGGTGGGCTTCCAGCAGTACGGCGTCTCGTTCGACTGGAGCAGGGTGCTGCACACGTCCGACCCCGAGTACTACCGCTGGAACCAGTGGCTGTTCCTGAAGATGTACGAGCGCGGACTGGCGTATCGCAAGAAGAGCCCGGTGAACTGGTGCCCGAACGATCAGACCGTGCTGGCGAACGAGCAGGTGATCGACGGGCGATGCGAGCGCTGTGGCTATGAGGTCGTCAAGAAGAAGCTCACCCAGTGGTACTTCCGCATCACCGACTACGCGGACCGTCTGCTGGACGATCTGAACCAGCTCGAGGGGTTCTGGCCGCATAAGGTGCTGCAGATGCAGCGGAACTGGATCGGCCGCTCCGTCGGTGCCGACGTCGACTTCCGCATCGAGGGGCGCGAGGAGCCGGTGACGGTGTTCTCGACGCGCCCCGACACCCTGCACGGGGCGACGTTCTTCGTCGTGGCCCCGGACGGCGACCTGGCCGCGGAGATCGCCGCGGACGCCGAGCCCGAGGTGCGCGAGCGCTTCCAGGCCTACCTGGCCGAGGTGCAGAAGACCACGGACATCGATCGGCAATCCACCGACCGTCCGAAGACGGGCGTGTTCCTGGGTCGGTACGCGATCAATCCGGTCAACGGCGAGAAACTGCCGATCTGGGCGGCCGACTACGTGCTGGCCGACTACGGGCACGGCGCCGTCATGGCCGTGCCGGCACACGACCAGCGCGACCTGGACTTCGCGCGCGCGTTCGATCTGCCGGTCAAGGTGGTCGTCGACACGACCGCTCCGGTCACCGGAGCGATGCCGGTCATCGAGGTGGACGAAGACGGCGTGCCGATCGATGCCGATGCCGCTCTCGACGAGCAGAACCCGGCCAAGACAGGGATCGCGCTCACCGGTGAAGGGCGCATGATCAACTCGGGCACACTGAACGGCCTGTCCAAGCGCAACGCGATCGCGCGTGCCATCGAGCAGCTGGAGGCATCGGGCACCGGACGTGCGGCGAAGAACTACCGGCTGCGTGACTGGCTGATCTCGCGCCAGCGCTTCTGGGGAACACCGATCCCGATGCTGCACGCCGAGGACGGCCGGATCATCCCGGTTCCCGAGGACCGGCTGCCGGTGAAGCTGCCGAGCGTGGAGGGACTCGACCTCAAGCCGAAGGGCACCTCGCCGCTGGGCGGCGCGGAGAGCTGGGTACGCACGACCGACCCGGAGACCGGCGACCCGGTGCTGCGCGATCCCGACACGATGGACACCTTCGTGGACAGCTCCTGGTACTTCCTCCGCTTCCTGTCCCCGAACAGCGACACGGTGGCGTTCGACCCGGCCCAGGCGGCGCGCTGGGCGCCGGTGGACTCGTACATCGGCGGCGTCGAGCACGCCATCCTGCACCTGCTCTACGCCCGGTTCATCACCAAGGTCCTCTTCGACATGGGGCTGATCGACTTCACCGAGCCCTTCTCCAACCTGATCAACCAGGGCATGGTGCTGCTCGACGGGCAGAAGATGTCGAAGAGCAAGGGCAACCTGGTGCTGTTCCAGGAGGAGCTCGATGCCCACGGTGCCGACGCCCTGCGCGTCGGTCTGGCCTTCGCCGGTCCCGTGGAGGACGACAAGGACTGGGCCGACGTCTCGATGACCGGTGCCCAGAAGTTCCTTTCGCGGGCTCTTCGTGTCGCCCACGAGGTCGCGAGCCCGGTCGACGTGGTCTTCGACGGCGGGGACGCGGGGCTGCGGCGCGCGACGCACAAACTCCTCTCCGAGGCCCCCGCCCTGGTCGAGCAGACGAAGTTCAACGTTCTCGTCGCGCGGCTGATGGAGCTCGTCAACGTGACCCGCAAGACGATCGACGGCGCCGCCGGTGCCGCCGACCCCGCCGTGCGCGAGGCGGCGGAGACCATCGCCGTCATGCTCGACCTCATCGCCCCGCACACCGCGGAGGAGATGTGGGAGATCCTGGGGCACGAGCCGTCCGTCGGACTCGTGTCGTGGCGCTCCGCCGACCCGGCGCTGCTGGTCGAGGACACCGTCACCGCGGTCGTCCAGATCGGCGGCAAGGTACGGGCGCAGCTCGAGGTGCCCGCCCGGATTAGCGAGGCCGAGCTGGAAGCGCTGGCACGTGCGGACGAGCGAGTGATCCGCTCGATCGGCGACCGCGAGATCGTCAAGGTCGTCGTGCGGGCCCCGAAGATCGTCAGCATCGTCGTCAAGGGCTGA